In Chitinophaga sp. H8, the sequence AATTAAATGTCCACGTTATGCTTCGCAGAGATTTCCTGAAAACTACTGCCAAGGCGGGAGTTGCCTACTCCGCTTTACCCTTGTTGCCCGCTTTGCAACGTACCGCCAGTTACCGGCTGGCATTGATAGGTACCGGCTGGTGGGGCATGAACATCTTACAAAGCGCCCTTCAGCATGGTAATTGCAAACTGGTAGCGATATGTGATGTAGATAAGCGCCAGATGATCGCCGCCCTTACAAAAATTGGTACCCTAACTGCCGACAAGCCTAAAACGTATAACGATTACCGTGAACTCCTGCATAAGGAAAAACCGGAAATCGTCATTGTGGCCACACCAGACCATTGGCATCCGCTTATCATGATTGCGGCGGCAGAACAGGGGGCACACGTGTATGTAGAAAAACCTATCGGACACACCATCAATGAAGGGAAAGCCATGGTAAAAGCTGCCCGGAAATACAACCGGGTAGTACAGGTAGGTACGCACCGGAGAGTGTCGCCACATAATATTTCCGGGATGAATTTTCTGAAATCCGGTAAGCTGGGTAAAATAGGGATGGTACGCGCTTTTGTACACTACCCCGGCGGCCCTGGCCAAATGGTTCCTGATACCGCACCTCCGGAAGGACTGGATTGGGAGATGTGGTGCGGTCCGGCGCCCTTACGGCCTTATAACCCCACCATGCACCCAAAAGGCTTCCGGTCTTACCAGGACTATGCCAACGGGCAGCTGGGCGACTGGGGCATCCACTGGATGGACCAGATCCTCTGGTGGACAGAAGAAAAATATCCCCGCAAGATCTTTTCCACAGCCGACCGCTTCATCAAAAAAGATAATACCGATGCGCCCGACACGCAGAACGTCATCTTTGAATTTGAATCCTTTACTGCTGTCTGGGAACACCGGCAGTACGGTGGCAATGAGGCGGAGAAAGCGAATGTAGGCTGCTATTTTTATGGTACGGAAGGTACCTTTCATATGGGATGGGAAGATGGATGGACCTTTTATCCTTCTGACAAAAACAAACAGGTACTTCATGAAGGCCCTAAGCTGCATTATCCTGATGGCCAGAACATCCCCGAACTATGGGCCGATTTTATGAGCGCTATTGAACAAAAACGTACGTCTGTATGTGATATTGCCATCGGACACCGGTCTACCAATATGAGCCTGCTGGGTATGCTGTCGCATAAGCTGGGACGCAGTATTGAATGGGATGGTGAGAAAGAACTGATCCTGAACGATGTGGAAGCC encodes:
- a CDS encoding Gfo/Idh/MocA family protein, which gives rise to MLRRDFLKTTAKAGVAYSALPLLPALQRTASYRLALIGTGWWGMNILQSALQHGNCKLVAICDVDKRQMIAALTKIGTLTADKPKTYNDYRELLHKEKPEIVIVATPDHWHPLIMIAAAEQGAHVYVEKPIGHTINEGKAMVKAARKYNRVVQVGTHRRVSPHNISGMNFLKSGKLGKIGMVRAFVHYPGGPGQMVPDTAPPEGLDWEMWCGPAPLRPYNPTMHPKGFRSYQDYANGQLGDWGIHWMDQILWWTEEKYPRKIFSTADRFIKKDNTDAPDTQNVIFEFESFTAVWEHRQYGGNEAEKANVGCYFYGTEGTFHMGWEDGWTFYPSDKNKQVLHEGPKLHYPDGQNIPELWADFMSAIEQKRTSVCDIAIGHRSTNMSLLGMLSHKLGRSIEWDGEKELILNDVEANKLLQRKYRGKWEYPV